CACTACTGCGCGAACCTGGTCTGCCGGCCGGAGGGGTTGTCGTCGGGCTGCCTGATGCGGGCAGGAGAGATCGTGGAGGGCGTGGACTTGGCGCGACTGCGACGGCCCACCGCCAAGCATGATTATGAGCTGGCCCGGGGGCCGGCCAGACTGACCAAGGCCATGGGATTGACTCTGGCGCACAACGGGATCGCTGCGTTGGTCGGGGAAGTCACGGTGACGCTGCCGGACACGCCCGCCTCGAACGTCATGATGGGCCCGCGCGTGGGCATCAGCGGGCCCGGAGGCACAGCGGAATACCCATGGCGGTTCTGGCTCCCCGGCGAACCGACGGTCTCCAAATTTAAGCCGGGAGCGGTGCGTGCTCCGCGTCGGCCCGGACCAACTGCTCGGAAAACCCAATAAGCTCGGTGACCTCGGGCAGCAGGTCCACTGGTGTGAGTCGCTGCACCAGGCACGCACGGGATGCCGGCCACCCGTACTCCAGCAGCGAGTAGACGCAGCTGTCCACGCGGGTTCCATCGTGGCCGCGCCGGTAGCTGCGCAGCACGCCTTCCAGGGTGGCGCCCAGTTTTACGATGGCGGCGGCGCTGCGGGTGTTGCGCACATCGCAGCGCAGCGTGACGCGCTGCACGGCATGTTCCTCGAAGGCAAAGGTCAGCAAGGCCAGTTTTGAGGTGGCATTGACGTTGCGCCCCCAGTAATTCCGGCCAAAAAACGTCATGCCCACTTCAACCCGTGACCGCTCCGGGACCAGGTCGTAGAGGCTGGTGGTGCCGGCCACGGTTCCGGTCTCCTCATCCATCACGGCGAAGACCATGACGGGGGGATCGCCAATCCGGGCGGCAAAAATCCGTTCCAGGGCACGTTTGGACGTGGTCCGTTCCGTGGCCATCCCGGACCACCTGTCCACATCGATGTAGGGGCACAAATCTGCCGCGTGACGACGCCGTAGTGGCACAGGCCGGGAGGTTGCGCGAAGCGCAAACACTCTGTCCGGGGAGTGAAATGGTGTGTTGCACGGAGAATATATGAGCACCTTTTTGGGCAACGGAAAAGCCCCATTTTGAGACCCTGTACCGTGGAGGGGTGAATGAGACCTTAATTGCCCCCGAAACACCCTTCGCCCGCAATCCCGAAACTGCCAATGTTCGGCATGTTTCCGCGGTTATTGAGCAGTTGTGCGCCACCGTCCCGGACTACCCGTCCCCGGGCATTGTTTTCAAAGATTTAACCCCCGTTTTTGCCGATGGCGCCGCCCTGAAACTGGTGGTGGATTCCATCGTCAGCAATTTTGCCGGAAAGTTCGACGCCGTTGCCGGAGTTGAAGCCCGCGGCTTCCTCTTGGCTGCGGCCGCTGCATACGCCACCGGAACCGGCGTAATCACCATCCGTAAGGCAGGAAAACTGCCCCGTGACGTGTATGCGGAAAGCTATGCGCTGGAATACGGCGAGGCAACCCTGGAACTGCACCAGGATGACGTCCCAGTTGGTACGCGTGTGCTAATTCTCGACGATGTGCTCGCCACCGGCGGCACGCTCGGCGCTGCCGCAACCCTGCTGGAACGCACCGGGGCAGTGGTGGCAGGCATCGGCGTCGTACTTGAAATTGATGCGCTGCCGGGCCGGGACAACCTGGCTGGCCGCGACGTGGTCTCGCTGCTGCACGTTTAAAACTGCTGCACGTTTAAGGCGGCAATTGCCCGACCCGCAAGAGGGATAGAATAGACGGTCCGCCTTTTGGTGGAAGCCTTACGTATCAGGAGCCTTGCATGTATGACGACGAGTTGGCCAAAGAACGCACTTATGTTGACGGTCTTTATTCACGCCTAGATGAGCTGCGCGCTGAAAAGGTGGAGCAGCTCGGCGGGGTGCGCCGCGAAAAGTCCATGGGGACGCACCAGAATCGCTCGGAGCGTGACGCCTTTGCCACACTCTACGAGAACCGTTTGGCTCAGCTCAACGCCGTTGACGACAAGCTCGTTTTTGGCAGGCTGGATCTTGACAACGGCCAGGACCGCTACATTGGCCGCATCGGACTGTCCTCGGAGGACCAGCGCCAACTCATGGTCGACTGGCGCGCGCCCGAGGCCGGGACCTTCTACCAGGCCACAGCCTTTGAACGCATGGGCGTGCGCCGTCGTCGTCATTTGCTGCTGCAGGGACGCACCGTCAAGGCCATTGAGGACGACGTCCTTGACCACACCATGCTGGTAGAGGGCGAACACCTGCAGGGCGAAGGCGCGCTGCTGGCTGCCTTGAACTCCAAGCGCACGGGCCGCATGAATGACATTGTCGGCACCATCCAGGCGGAGCAGGACCGCATTATCCGCTCACCCCTGAGTGGTGCGCTCGTGGTCCAGGGCGGTCCGGGCACCGGAAAAACCGCCGTGGCCCTGCACCGCGCCGCCTACCTGTTGTACACGCACCGGGAGCGGCTGCAGTCCGCCGGAGTGCTCCTTGTGGGCCCATCCAACGCGTTCATGAAATACATTGAGCGGGTGCTGCCCTCGCTGGGAGAGACCGGCGTGGTCATGGCAAGCGTGGGAAACTTGTTCCCTGGCGTGTGGGCCACAGCCCCTGAATCTGCCGAAACTGCGGAACTCAAGGGGCGCATAAGCATGGCGCAGGTGGTGGCCAACGCGGTCGCGAACCGGCAGCGGTTGCCGCGGGAAGACGTCAGGCTCGATGTCGAGGGCACCCGTCTGATTCTTACCGTCCGTCAGGTGCGCCGTGCCAGGGACAAGGCGCGCGCCACGGGTCTGCCGCACAATGAAGCACGCATCACCTTTGTTAAGACGTTGCTGCGTGAACTCACCGAGCAGCTGCGCGAACACATCGAATCCGCGGGTGCCGGCAACAACGCCGACAGGTCATATCTGGCGGAGGATGTTCGCTCGGCCAGGGATGTGCGTGTCATGCTCAACCTTTGCTGGATGCCCATGACGGCGCAGAAGCTCGTGGATGACATGTTCAGCAAGCCGGAAATCCTGGCCGCGGTGACTCCAGGCTTCAGCCAGGTGGAACGCGAGCTTCTCCTGCGCAGCCCCGGAACCCCCTGGAGCGAGTCCGATGTGCCGCTGCTGGATGAAGCAGCTGAACTGTTGGGCGACATGGATGCGACAGGCGGCCGTGCCCAGGCCACTGTGGAATCCCAGCGCAAGCGTGATTTAGTCAACGCCGAGAAGGCCATCTCCAATGTGAACCAGCAACTGGAAGATTCCGGCGTCGACGGCATGTTGACGGCTGAGCAGCTGGCTGATTACAACATTGTCGAAGCCGAATCTCAGACAAGTGCCGAGCGGGCCCTCACCGACCGGACCTGGGCTTACGGCCACGTGGTGGTTGACGAAGCCCAGGAACTTTCGCCCATGCAGTGGCGCCTGCTGGTGCGCCGCTGCCCAGTGAAGTCGTTCACGATTGTCGGCGACATCGCCCAGACAAGCTCTGCCGCCGGTGCCATGTCGTGGCAGAAGGCGCTCATGCCGGTCATGGGGGAGCGCTGGACCATTGAAGAATTAACCGTCAATTACCGTACGCCCTCGCAGATTGCGGAGGCCGCGGTGCGCATGGCCAATGCGGCCGGGCAGGTTGTTTCGGCCCCCAAGGCCGTGCGCGACGGCGAATGGGAACCGTTGGTTGACCACGTTGCCGTTGAGCAGGTCATCAGGCAGGTTGTCGCCGTCATGGCCGAGGAGACTGCCGCCGTGGGTGGTGGGCTGGTGGCTGTTATTGCACCCCCAGCCATGGTTGCGGAAACCGCAGCCGCCTTGCGTTCCGTCTATGGCGCACGGATTGGGCATGGCGCCGGCTCGCTGGAGCAGGACATTGTGGTCATTGACCCGCACGAGGCAAAGGGCCTGGAATTTGACGGGGTCATCATCGTCGAGCCGGCTGCCCTGCTGGCCGGCGCCCATGGCCGGGTTGGCGACCTGTATGTGTCGATGACCCGTCCCACCCAGAGGTTGCGCCTGATCACCTCGGAACCGCTGCCTGCCGGCATAGCCA
This genomic interval from Arthrobacter sp. PAMC 25486 contains the following:
- a CDS encoding DNA-3-methyladenine glycosylase — its product is MTASIDILELLQKPATEVAPYLLGALVRHESPEGPVVVRLTEVEAYLGPRDSEHPDPGAHSYRGKTNRNSVMFGDPGHLYVYFTYGMHYCANLVCRPEGLSSGCLMRAGEIVEGVDLARLRRPTAKHDYELARGPARLTKAMGLTLAHNGIAALVGEVTVTLPDTPASNVMMGPRVGISGPGGTAEYPWRFWLPGEPTVSKFKPGAVRAPRRPGPTARKTQ
- a CDS encoding GNAT family N-acetyltransferase → MFRGQLRSHSPLHGTGSQNGAFPLPKKVLIYSPCNTPFHSPDRVFALRATSRPVPLRRRHAADLCPYIDVDRWSGMATERTTSKRALERIFAARIGDPPVMVFAVMDEETGTVAGTTSLYDLVPERSRVEVGMTFFGRNYWGRNVNATSKLALLTFAFEEHAVQRVTLRCDVRNTRSAAAIVKLGATLEGVLRSYRRGHDGTRVDSCVYSLLEYGWPASRACLVQRLTPVDLLPEVTELIGFSEQLVRADAEHAPLPA
- a CDS encoding adenine phosphoribosyltransferase, translated to MNETLIAPETPFARNPETANVRHVSAVIEQLCATVPDYPSPGIVFKDLTPVFADGAALKLVVDSIVSNFAGKFDAVAGVEARGFLLAAAAAYATGTGVITIRKAGKLPRDVYAESYALEYGEATLELHQDDVPVGTRVLILDDVLATGGTLGAAATLLERTGAVVAGIGVVLEIDALPGRDNLAGRDVVSLLHV
- a CDS encoding UvrD-helicase domain-containing protein encodes the protein MYDDELAKERTYVDGLYSRLDELRAEKVEQLGGVRREKSMGTHQNRSERDAFATLYENRLAQLNAVDDKLVFGRLDLDNGQDRYIGRIGLSSEDQRQLMVDWRAPEAGTFYQATAFERMGVRRRRHLLLQGRTVKAIEDDVLDHTMLVEGEHLQGEGALLAALNSKRTGRMNDIVGTIQAEQDRIIRSPLSGALVVQGGPGTGKTAVALHRAAYLLYTHRERLQSAGVLLVGPSNAFMKYIERVLPSLGETGVVMASVGNLFPGVWATAPESAETAELKGRISMAQVVANAVANRQRLPREDVRLDVEGTRLILTVRQVRRARDKARATGLPHNEARITFVKTLLRELTEQLREHIESAGAGNNADRSYLAEDVRSARDVRVMLNLCWMPMTAQKLVDDMFSKPEILAAVTPGFSQVERELLLRSPGTPWSESDVPLLDEAAELLGDMDATGGRAQATVESQRKRDLVNAEKAISNVNQQLEDSGVDGMLTAEQLADYNIVEAESQTSAERALTDRTWAYGHVVVDEAQELSPMQWRLLVRRCPVKSFTIVGDIAQTSSAAGAMSWQKALMPVMGERWTIEELTVNYRTPSQIAEAAVRMANAAGQVVSAPKAVRDGEWEPLVDHVAVEQVIRQVVAVMAEETAAVGGGLVAVIAPPAMVAETAAALRSVYGARIGHGAGSLEQDIVVIDPHEAKGLEFDGVIIVEPAALLAGAHGRVGDLYVSMTRPTQRLRLITSEPLPAGIAK